In one Brevinematales bacterium genomic region, the following are encoded:
- a CDS encoding CHAT domain-containing protein encodes MLFLKAGAAVLSGNRLEIPAASAAPLMEKLGKNSRLAYFDSSRKAAALLEITDTDISPRHAYLTVSPVKTYIISPQITDTLFSRHTAFTFDKSFLNKLVRLSDSLELPPVSFYFAHDKDSLSVTVSDPMNTLYSRIVLSQRDLRAFSDDMIGILNRINQELRGNPDPDTTRLFSPLQNAFGRLPLPFTTDIAFRRIDAFYEADAGGFYPFLPLETAFPNCFVRNLLPGERAAFQKKNRRFTLVYSQDLKFAMKETGELIEYLRGSYKLESYPENAFREYQTELESANYFHFNGHGEVRNGRGCLLSGGHWTERLADVKNMRLAALNCCQTGYQAAGIVENLVRSGAHYVIASPFDIPDDTAYNFLKFYRCFNPENPELSYIISSLIDPKLPLFFRLFTSYTSKI; translated from the coding sequence ATGCTATTCCTGAAGGCCGGAGCCGCGGTGTTATCGGGGAACCGTCTGGAAATCCCCGCCGCTTCCGCCGCCCCCCTGATGGAGAAGCTCGGCAAAAACTCCCGCCTCGCCTATTTCGATTCGTCCCGTAAGGCCGCCGCGCTCCTCGAGATCACCGATACGGATATCAGCCCCCGCCATGCCTATCTAACCGTTTCCCCGGTAAAGACTTATATTATATCCCCCCAGATCACCGACACCCTTTTTTCACGGCATACCGCGTTCACGTTCGATAAATCCTTCCTGAATAAACTCGTGCGCCTGAGCGATTCGTTGGAACTCCCGCCGGTATCGTTTTACTTCGCGCACGATAAGGACTCCCTGAGCGTCACCGTGTCCGACCCGATGAATACCCTGTACTCGCGGATCGTGCTTTCCCAGCGCGACCTTCGCGCATTCTCGGACGATATGATCGGCATCCTCAACCGTATCAACCAGGAGCTCCGGGGAAATCCCGACCCGGACACCACGCGGCTCTTTTCGCCCCTGCAGAACGCGTTCGGGCGGCTCCCGCTCCCGTTCACTACCGATATCGCGTTCCGGCGTATAGACGCGTTCTACGAGGCCGACGCGGGCGGATTCTACCCGTTCCTGCCGCTCGAGACCGCGTTCCCGAACTGCTTCGTCCGTAACCTGCTTCCCGGCGAACGCGCGGCCTTCCAGAAAAAGAACCGCCGTTTCACCCTCGTGTACTCGCAGGACCTGAAGTTCGCTATGAAGGAGACCGGCGAGCTGATCGAGTACCTTCGCGGGTCGTATAAGCTGGAGAGTTACCCGGAGAACGCGTTCCGCGAATACCAGACTGAGCTGGAATCGGCGAACTATTTTCACTTCAACGGGCACGGCGAAGTCCGCAACGGGCGGGGATGCCTGCTGTCCGGCGGGCATTGGACGGAACGTCTCGCCGATGTGAAAAACATGCGCCTCGCGGCGCTGAACTGCTGCCAGACCGGCTACCAGGCCGCCGGGATTGTCGAAAATCTCGTGCGTTCCGGCGCGCATTACGTGATCGCCTCCCCGTTCGATATCCCCGACGATACGGCGTACAATTTTTTGAAATTCTACCGCTGCTTCAATCCCGAAAACCCCGAACTCTCATACATCATTTCCTCGCTCATCGACCCGAAACTCCCGTTATTTTTCCGTTTATTTACATCATACACCAGTAAAATTTGA